The Aspergillus chevalieri M1 DNA, chromosome 5, nearly complete sequence genome includes a region encoding these proteins:
- a CDS encoding uncharacterized protein (COG:A;~EggNog:ENOG410PIUX;~InterPro:IPR027417,IPR007111;~PFAM:PF05729) gives MHASDPKRTDQANHPQTADMINDVIQVTKERYEKCQQGGLRISRSTGKDIDLRQLSQKIINAALSFKEIISTTAGFDPTHHAASAWAVISLGLTMTKNRFDLCDALFDSSEYLANVLARCAYIEKNFYSADSQEKAEIGHAIVRVYKVVLQYAAEVLTGHKPSVGRWILDTVTAVTKQRLLELQTSVKEEEQHLQQWIQLDGHLQHGKNAENILAQIDEVSTSLRNLVQKFNLPIAEGAFYNSYNPYMDSLEALCLPGTRTELLCQVSEWAESSGSKGIFWLNGMAGTGKSTIARTVAQTFKDNGQLGASFFFKKGEADRGNARRFISTITKQLIAHDQQLASGVLKAIETDPDISEKSLRDQFDMLILQPLQALELDQTTSMVIVIDALDECEHDNEIRIILELLPYLQYSTSIRLKVFLTSRPELPVQLGFKKVDNHQDLVLHQLPQPVIEHDIRLYLKDRLSKIKDDNDTLPPNWPAVTELRN, from the exons ATGCACGCTTCAGACCCAAAACGCACCGACCAAGCGAATCACCCACAAACCGCAGACATGATAAATGATGTTATCCAAGTAACAAAAGAGCGATATGAGAAATGCCAGCAGGGAGGTTTGAGGATTTCAAGGTCAACGGGTAAAGATATTGACCTTCGACAACTTTCACAAAAAATAATCAATGCTGCATTATCTTTCAAGGAGATCATTAGCACAACAGCCGGTTTTGATCCCACCCACCATGCTGCAAGTGCTTGGGCTGTCATCTCACTTGGCTTAACT ATGACCAAAAACCGCTTTGACCTGTGTGATGCTTTGTTTGATTCTTCAGAGTATCTGGCGAATGTTCTTGCCCGATGTGCCTATATTGAAAAGAATTTTTACAGTGCTGACTCCCAGGAGAAAGCTGAGATAGGACATGCAATTGTCAGAGTCTACAAGGTGGTTCTCCAATATGCAGCAGAGGTATTGACTGGTCACAAGCCCAGTGTGGGAAGATGGATATTGGACACTGTCACTGCAGTTACAAAACAACGCCTCCTAGAGCTGCAAACTTCTGTCAAGGAGGAAGAACAGCACTTGCAGCAATGGATCCAACTTGATGGACATCTTCAGCATGGGAAAAATGCCGAAAACATTCTGGCTCAAATAGATGAGGTGTCAACATCCCTTCGAAATCTTGTCCAAAAGTTCAACCTACCGATTGCAGAAGGAGCTTTTTACAACTCTTACAACCCATACATGGATTCGCTTGAAGCTCTATGTCTTCCAGGGACCAGGACTGAGCTCCTCTGCCAGGTTTCAGAGTGGGCTGAATCGTCTGGTAGTAAAGGCATATTCTGGTTAAATGGCATGGCTGGAACAGGAAAGTCTACTATTGCCCGAACCGTTGCACAGACATTTAAAGACAATGGGCAACTGGGAGCCAGTTTCTTCTTCAAAAAGGGTGAAGCGGACCGTGGTAATGCAAGGAGATTCATATCAACCATCACAAAGCAATTAATAGCCCATGACCAGCAGTTGGCATCTGGCGTTCTGAAAGCAATTGAGACGGATCCTGATATTTCAGAGAAATCTCTCCGAGATCAGTTTGACATGCTCATTCTCCAGCCACTCCAAGCACTGGAACTGGATCAGACTACATCAATGGTAATTGTGATTGATGCGTTGGATGAGTGCGAGCATGATAATGAAATACGGATCATCCTTGAACTTTTGCCATATCTGCAATATTCAACCTCCATCAGACTAAAAGTTTTCTTAACAAGTCGACCAGAACTTCCAGTGCAACTTGGATTCAAGAAGGTTGATAATCATCAGGATCTGGTGCTCCATCAGCTTCCGCAGCCAGTAATTGAGCACGACATACGGCTGTACTTGAAAGACAGACTATCAAAGATAAAAGACGATAATGATACACTCCCTCCCAATTGGCCAGCAGTGACAGAATTGAGAAATTAG
- a CDS encoding WD40 repeat domain-containing protein (COG:S;~EggNog:ENOG410QEFF;~InterPro:IPR036322,IPR015943,IPR001680,IPR019775, IPR020472,IPR017986;~PFAM:PF00400;~go_function: GO:0005515 - protein binding [Evidence IEA]) — protein MSLMGIIQEAVGMINTLQSSIGGHTDSEISKFLYDAKRFLLKNIHIIDIAPYQLYCSALIFSPTESIIRKAFEGERFRKIHILPQEESFWSAEIQTLEGHSGSVLSVAFSADGQTVASGSGDRTIKLWDVTIGEERRTLKGHSNCVWSVAFSPDWQTVASGSRDNTIRLWDVTTGEERRTLKGHSGSVLFVAFPADGQTVASGSGDRTIKLWDVTTGEERRTLKGHSNCVWSVAFSPDWQTVASGSGDQTIKLWDVTTGEERQTLKGHSKWVRSLAFSPDGRTVASRVSLSDDWVAFGSEKVLWLPSEYRTFSSSATRDDILALGYSDGRVFVVGFPTD, from the exons ATGAGTCTAATGGGGATTATACAAGAGGCTGTTGGTATGATCAATACACTACAGTCATCCATAGGG GGCCACACAGATTCtgagatttcaaaatttcTGTATGATGCAAAACGATTTCTCCTCAAGAATATTCATATCATTGACATTGCACCATACCAACTTTATTGTTCAGCATTGATATTTTCACCGACAGAAAGCATTATTAGAAAGGCATTTGAAGGGGAACGATTTAGGAAGATACATATACTACCACAAGAAGAAAGCTTTTGGAGCGCGGAAATACAGACCCTTGAGGGCCATTCTGGGTCAGTTCTGTCCGTGGCCTTCTCAGCAGACGGGCAAACGGTCGCCTCCGGCTCTGGAGACAGGACCATCAAACTCTGGGATGTCACAATAGGTGAAGAGCGTCGGACGCTCAAGGGTCATTCCAACTGTGTTTGGTCCGTGGCCTTCTCACCAGACTGGCAAACAGTCGCCTCCGGTTCTAGGGACAACACCATCAGACTTTGGGATGTCACAACAGGTGAAGAGCGTCGGACGCTCAAGGGCCATTCTGGGTCAGTTCTGTTCGTGGCCTTTCCAGCAGACGGGCAAACGGTCGCCTCCGGCTCTGGAGACAGGACCATCAAACTCTGGGATGTCACAACAGGTGAAGAGCGTCGGACGCTCAAGGGTCATTCCAACTGTGTTTGGTCCGTGGCCTTCTCACCAGACTGGCAAACAGTCGCCTCTGGTTCTGGGGACCAGACCATCAAACTCTGGGATGTCACAACAGGTGAAGAGCGTCAGACGCTCAAGGGCCATTCCAAATGGGTTCGGTCCCTGGCCTTCTCACCAGACGGCCGGACAGTCGCCTCCCGGGTTTCCTTGTCAGACGATTGGGTGGCCTTTGGAAGTGAAAAAGTCCTATGGCTCCCTTCTGAATATCGAACATTTTCTTCATCGGCTACTAGAGATGATATTCTTGCTCTGGGGTATAGTGACGGGCGGGTTTTCGTTGTAGGATTCCCTACAGATTAA
- a CDS encoding uncharacterized protein (COG:S;~EggNog:ENOG410PX83;~TransMembrane:7 (o6-25i32-53o59-80i101-122o134-157i169-190o210-232i)) — protein sequence MTDSLSAATCAIYVILAFPVLYLLFKHGRNGFLGWLFLFVFCGLRIISGGLGVKSSDSAAASIISNIGLSPLLLTTAGILHEARAYRIFGIDKKLEWAQTLFFHILVGAGVALTAAGSAKLQHHDQPIDKAEKIIKVGIVILAVCWGILVGWTALSFRAPRGDGPVVRAGTTMLGSIACCLVLIGVRVFYSLVAICTQAAYLNPRTGTLVIRVVLGFLPELLATLVYICVGIQTRGVAKLVRHGVAGYKPSAPYV from the exons ATGACTGACTCTCTTTCGGCGGCTACCTGTGCCATTTATGTTATCCTCGCCTTTCCTGTTTTATATTTGTTGTTCAAACATGGCCGGAATGGCTTTCTAGGATGGCTGtttctcttcgtcttctgcgGTCTGCGGATTATAAGTGGTGGTTTGGGGGTCAAATCATCCGACAGCGCTGCCGCCAGCATCATCTCAAATATCGGCCTgtctcctctccttctcacAACAGCTGGTATTCTACATGAAGC CCGCGCCTATCGCATTTTCGGCATCGATAAGAAACTCGAATGGGCTCAaaccctcttcttccataTCCTAGTAGGCGCCGGCGTCGCCCTAACCGCCGCTGGATCCGCAAAACTCCAGCACCACGATCAGCCCATCGACAAAGCTGAGAAGATTATCAAAGTCGGTATTGTCATTTTGGCCGTTTGTTGGGGGATTTTGGTGGGTTGGACGGCGTTGTCGTTTAGGGCTCCCAGGGGGGATGGGCCTGTTGTGCGTGCGGGGACCACG ATGCTCGGATCCATCGCCTGCTGCCTCGTCTTAATTGGCGTCCGCGTTTTCTACAGTCTCGTCGCGATCTGTACGCAGGCGGCATATCTCAACCCCCGTACCGGTACGCTCGTCATCCGCGTAGTATTGGGCTTTTTGCCGGAGTTGCTTGCGACGCTTGTTTATATCTGCGTGGGTATTCAGACTAGAGGGGTGGCGAAGCTGGTTCGTCATGGCGTTGCGGGATATAAGCCGTCTGCGCCTTATGTTTGA
- a CDS encoding sulfotransferase family protein (COG:S;~EggNog:ENOG410PX64;~InterPro:IPR040632,IPR027417;~PFAM:PF17784;~TransMembrane:1 (i272-292o)), with translation MQSPRIQLDMHRPNSWVSHELTTLKTLGLVLKSSMSITRPDPKLDEGLHVSSSGVHHGGTIKVIVAGLPRTGTMSMKKALEELGYKNCFHLAEPLCQFTNLHLSARIVNTKNTALRRQKLARLLQGHEVTLEVPGSACLPDLLEMYPEAKVVLTERTSAALWLRSWRGFGIDLRSDCFRWIGYWVPGVVSANDLYRGWMRLASERFGLAPEPSEALYHAHNNWVKSIVPQDRLLVFKCQDGWEPLCRFLGRQRPNLFPHGNEAGHLRYYKRVAMALGIALWLIVLALSFLVVSL, from the exons ATGCAAAGCCCAAGAATACAGCTGGACATGCACAGGCCCAATTCATGGGTCTCGCATGAGCTCACTACGCTCAAGACGCTTGGACTTGTGCTCAAATCCAGCATGAGCATCACCAGACCGGATCCCAAGTTGGATGAAGGACTGCATGTGTCGTCTTCAGGTGTACACCACGGGGGAACGATCAAGGTGATTGTG GCTGGCCTCCCCCGAACCGGCACAATGAGCATGAAAAAAGCCCTCGAAGAACTCGGCTACAAAAATTGCTTCCACCTCGCCGAGCCCCTCTGCCAATTCACCAACCTTCACCTAAGCGCCAGAATCGTCAACACCAAGAATACCGCCCTTCGACGGCAAAAACTCGCCCGCCTACTCCAAGGCCACGAGGTCACTCTCGAAGTCCCCGGGAGTGCCTGTCTCCCGGACCTACTGGAGATGTACCCGGAAGCCAAGGTCGTTCTTACAGAACGCACATCAGCAGCTCTCTGGCTGAGATCATGGCGCGGATTTGGAATTGACCTGCGCTCTGATTGTTTCCGGTGGATCGGATACTGGGTGCCCGGTGTTGTTTCGGCGAATGATCTTTACCGGGGATGGATGCGGTTGGCCTCCGAGCGGTTTGGGCTGGCTCCTGAGCCGTCGGAGGCATTGTACCATGCGCATAATAATTGGGTCAAGTCTATCGTGCCGCAGGATAGACTTTTGGTGTTTAAGTGTCAGGATGGGTGGGAGCCGCTGTGTAGGTTTTTGGGTAGGCAGCGGCCTAATCTGTTCCCACATGGCAATGAGGCGGGGCATTTAAGGTATTATAAGCGCGTGGCTATGGCGCTCGGGATTGCATTGTGGTTGATTGTTCTGGCCTTGTCTTTTCTCGTGGTGTCGTTGTGA
- a CDS encoding uncharacterized protein (COG:S;~EggNog:ENOG410Q27Z;~TransMembrane:7 (o6-29i41-62o74-94i106-126o146-167i179-199o219-243i)), protein MFTLRDAIFLIELAFYCPIPPVIIFILLIHGGKKPYTWRPIIIPLFLLSGLRIASASLGLAAMNPDKSNLLTTATILDTIGLAPVLCLLIGILVRANAPLRKGLSFWIFLPLQLTVIAATVMTAYGGRDLYTTDEHQTKDLTLMRAGISIFIAIFGITVLLSVITLFKVQGGYGNERAAAVCAVLSIPFMSVRLAFSAGSLFSGEGSVLDPMAEDDTGIWLHLFMVVVMEYVVVLSATAVALGSRRVVLVEKKDDGFDKEIEVQTWI, encoded by the exons ATGTTCACGTTACGAGACGCGATTTTCCTTATCGAACTGGCATTCTACTGCCCAATCCCTCctgtcatcatcttcattctcctcatTCATGGTGGAAAGAAGCCATACACATGGCGTCCCATTATTATACCTCTCTTCCTACTCTCTGGGCTGCGAATCGCCAGTGCATCACTGGGCCTAGCAGCCATGAACCCCGATAAATCCAATCTCCTCACCACAGCAACAATACTGGACACAATAGGACTGGCACCAGTTCTGTGCCTGCTTATTGGAATTCTAGTTCGAGC CAACGCCCCCCTCCGCAAAGGCCTTTCCTTCTGGATATTCCTCCCCCTCCAACTAACCGTCATAGCCGCAACAGTGATGACAGCTTACGGCGGCCGAGACCTCTACACAACCGACGAGCACCAAACCAAAGACCTGACCCTAATGCGCGCTGGAATTAGCatcttcatcgccatcttCGGCATAACAGTCCTCCTATCTGTGATCACATTATTCAAAGTGCAGGGCGGATACGGGAACGAGCGCGCGGCTGCTGTGTGTGCGGTCTTGTCGATCCCGTTTATGAGCGTGAGGCTGGCGTTTTCGGCAGGGAGCTTGTTTTCGGGGGAGGGGAGTGTGTTGGATCCAATGGCGGAGGATGACACGGGCATTTGGTTGCATTTGTTTATGGTTGTTGTTATGGAGTATGTTGTTGTGCTCTCGGCAACGGCGGTGGCATTGGGGTCGAGGAGGGTGGTGCTtgtggagaagaaggatgatggGTTTGATAAGGAGATTGAGGTTCAGACTTGGATTTGA
- a CDS encoding cytochrome P450 (COG:Q;~EggNog:ENOG410PMDX;~InterPro:IPR001128,IPR002401,IPR036396;~PFAM:PF00067;~SECRETED:SignalP(1-17);~go_function: GO:0005506 - iron ion binding [Evidence IEA];~go_function: GO:0016705 - oxidoreductase activity, acting on paired donors, with incorporation or reduction of molecular oxygen [Evidence IEA];~go_function: GO:0020037 - heme binding [Evidence IEA];~go_process: GO:0055114 - oxidation-reduction process [Evidence IEA]) has protein sequence MLVLPLALLTLTVYALCRLVQQRRMFRNLPGPPHHAIWGHFLVMRDIASSLPPDATPQLFAHLMRERYGLGDFFYLDLWPLAPPQLVIVQPELAMQVVQKMNLPKESVVMRKWTGHILGEKSMVTANGHDWLVARKSFTPGFQPRKVLQHVPGIVDDVLDFCDVLRDHAVKQDVFGMENVCARMIFNISARAILGIKCNAQRNEDEFLELFRAQASLAPQDFWSRYLYDISPRRHYQKWKNGRALDRYVGRLVDDRIINSPIEKNMNYAIDDAISFNNRNRNMGTETRDMLIASVKTLIFAGHDTSASTLCYTYAALSKHPHILQRVREEHDILFGSDPATAASTLREHPHLTNNLHYTLAVIKEALRLWPPTGVSLRAGQPTQTLKTPDGTQWPTYPFAVLVNNCATMRREDLFKDAERFYPERHLVMDPQDPYFVPKDAWRPFEKGPRACLGQSLALLQLKIILILTLRTFDFETVYEDGSFMYQVLDVTAKPSQGLPTRVSLR, from the exons ATGCTCGTCCTACCTCTTGCACTTCTCACTCTGACAGTATACGCTCTGTGCCGACTAGTCCAGCAGCGCAGGATGTTCAGAAATCTCCCCGGTCCGCCACATCACGCTATCTGGGGACACTTCTTGGTTATGCGCGACATCGCAAGCAGTCTACCACCTGATGCGACACCACAGCTATTCGCTCATTTAATGCGCGAGCGCTACGGCCTGGGTGATTTCTTCTATCTTGATCTGTGGCCTCTCGCGCCGCCACAGCTTGTCATTGTCCAGCCGGAGCTGGCGATGCAAGTTGTGCAGAAGATGAATCTTCCTAAGGAGTCTGTGGTTATGAGAAAGTGGACGGGTCATATCCTGGGTGAGAAGTCGATGGTTACGGCGAATGGACATGACTGGTTGGTTGCGAGGAAGTCGTTTACGCCCGGATTTCAGCCGAGGAAGGTCTTGCAGCATGTTCCGGGCATTGTGGATGATGTATTGGATTTCTGCGATGTTCTTAGGGATCATGCTGTGAAACAGGATGTTTTTGGGATGGAAAACGTGTGTGCAAGGATGATCTTCAATATCTCCGCTAGGGCTATTTT GGGAATCAAGTGCAATGCACAACGAAATGAAGACGAGTTCCTCGAACTTTTTCGAGCACAAGCATCCCTCGCTCCTCAAGACTTCTGGTCACGATACCTATACGATATCAGCCCCCGTCGCCACTATcagaaatggaagaacggccGCGCCCTCGACCGCTACGTCGGCCGTCTCGTCGATGACAGAATTATCAACAGTCCCATCGAAAAGAACATGAACTACGCCATCGACGACGCCATCTCCTTCAACAACCGCAACAGAAATATGGGCACCGAAACGCGCGACATGCTCATTGCATCCGTCAAGACCTTGATTTTCGCCGGTCACGACACCTCCGCCAGCACACTTTGCTACACATACGCAGCACTCAGCAAACATCCTCATATCCTCCAGCGCGTCCGCGAAGAACACGATATTCTCTTCGGTTCTGACCCTGCCACGGCGGCATCTACCCTCCGCGAACACCCCCACCTAACCAACAACTTGCACTACACCCTCGCTGTTATCAAAGAAGCCCTCCGCCTCTGGCCACCCACAGGCGTAAGCCTCCGCGCCGGCCAACCAACCCAAACTCTGAAAACCCCCGACGGCACCCAATGGCCTACCTACCCCTTCGCAGTCCTGGTAAACAACTGCGCCACAATGCGCCGCGAGGACCTCTTCAAAGACGCGGAGCGGTTCTATCCCGAACGACATCTTGTCATGGACCCGCAGGATCCGTATTTCGTGCCGAAAGACGCGTGGAGACCGTTTGAGAAGGGACCGCGGGCTTGTTTGGGACAGAGTCTGGCGCTTCTGCAGTTGAAGATCATTCTGATATTGACGTTGAGGACATTTGATTTTGAGACGGTCTATGAGGATGGGTCATTTATGTACCAGGTGTTGGATGTTACGGCGAAGCCGTCGCAGGGGTTGCCGACGAGGGTTAGTTTGAGGTGA
- a CDS encoding NmrA-like family protein (COG:S;~EggNog:ENOG410PJ82;~InterPro:IPR036291,IPR008030;~PFAM:PF05368) translates to MAPTILIVGATGNTGRSVTETLPKLLNTSNTLSGHRVIALTRSLNSPVAEQLARIPGVEVLEQNWVEVTADWLREHEVVRAFIAPHNEPHQFAEESTFHVAALNAGVRYVVRISTTAANVRPDCVAYYPRTHWAIETLLSSPEFNGLQWTSLQPNVFTPFYLSTAVEFIKQYRKTGNQDTLRLMASEDAPVGIIDPDEVGVFAAHLLSQDDPSMHNKAKYVLNGPEDITGKQIVNMVEQQIGTQVENVSYKDMFFVDSFLELGSRGAQEPKNVILSIKYAAETAWEGECSASTTSKKVLEIAAPKRTPIDVLKTLLKE, encoded by the coding sequence ATGGCCCCTACCATCTTAATTGTCGGTGCAACCGGCAACACCGGCAGAAGTGTCACTGAAACCCTACCAAAGTTGCTAAACACCAGCAACACTTTGTCCGGTCACCGGGTCATCGCTCTCACGCGTTCTCTGAACAGTCCAGTAGCAGAACAACTTGCCAGAATACCCGGTGTTGAGGTACTAGAACAGAATTGGGTTGAGGTCACCGCCGACTGGCTTCGAGAGCACGAGGTAGTCAGAGCATTCATAGCACCACACAACGAACCACACCAATTCGCTGAAGAATCGACCTTCCACGTTGCCGCCCTTAACGCGGGCGTCAGGTACGTTGTGCGAATCTCGACCACGGCTGCGAACGTCCGCCCGGATTGTGTCGCTTACTATCCACGTACGCATTGGGCAATCGAGACTCTCCTAAGCTCGCCGGAATTCAACGGCCTGCAGTGGACTTCTCTTCAGCCTAACGTCTTCACACCATTCTACCTTTCCACTGCTGTGGAATTCATCAAACAGTACCGCAAGACTGGGAACCAGGATACTCTTCGGTTGATGGCGTCAGAGGATGCGCCTGTCGGCATCATTGACCCTGACGAGGTTGGAGTCTTTGCAGCGCACCTCTTGTCCCAAGACGACCCTAGTATGCACAATAAGGCTAAATACGTTCTAAATGGGCCAGAGGATATTACTGGGAAGCAGATTGTGAACATGGTTGAGCAGCAAATCGGTACGCAAGTCGAAAATGTCAGTTACAAAGATATGTTCTTCGTCGATTCGTTTCTCGAGCTCGGATCTCGGGGGGCTCAGGAACCAAAGAATGTTATCTTGTCCATCAAATATGCTGCAGAGACGGCGTGGGAAGGAGAATGCTCGGCTTCCACGACCAGCAAGAAAGTACTGGAGATCGCTGCACCAAAACGTACACCTATCGATGTGTTGAAGACCCTATTGAAAGAGTAG